GCCGACGGCACCCTGGTGGTCGCCGAGTCCGGCGCCGGGCGCGTCCTCACGATCGACCACGACGACCAGATCAGCGTGCTGGCCGGGGGCCTCGGCCGCCCGGTCGGCGTGGCCGTCGGCGCCGACCAGCGCTGCTACGTCAGCGACGAGCAGCTCGGCGCGGTGCACCGGATCGAGGACGGCGGGCCCGCGCTGCTGGCCGGCGGGCTCGGCACCCCGCAGGGCATCACCGTCCACGACGGCACCCTGTACATCGTCGAGCCCTCCCACCGCAGACTGCTCGCCATCGACCTCGCCACCGGAGACGTCAGGACCGAGGCCGACTCCCTCGCAGTGGCACCCGCGACCGGCCTGACCGACCCGGACCACGACCCGTCCCTCCCAGAGCCGACCCCGTCCCACCCGGACACCGGCCCCTCCCACCCACGAACCGGCCCCTCCCGCCCAGAACGCAGCCTCTTCGTCATCCCCGGCCTCCCCGGAATCCCCCGTCCGTTCGCCGGCATCGCGGCCACGCCGAACGGCGCCCTGGTCATCGCCGCGAACGGCGACGGCAGCGTCCTGCACCTCCCAGCACCCGCACCACGACCTCCACCCTCACCGCCAGATCCTCAAGGCGCTCAGCGGACTCCTCCTCGCCCGCTCCGGCAGCCTCCGCGAAGAACGTTTCACGTGACCACTGCACGGCTTCCCCTCCGCGCACCCGTTTCCCCTGATCGGAGATCCCACCCTCGAAACCCGCGAACGAGCCCCATACCCCGGGAGAGCGCTTCCTCATATCCTTGCCCCATGGAGCTAGCGGAGATCCGCACCTACCCCGTCAAGTCCACCAAGGCCGTCCCCCGCCCCTCCGCCCAGGTCCTCCCCTGGGGCCTGGAAGGCGACCGCCGCTGGGCCGTGGTGGACCCGCGAGGAGAGCTGATCTGGGTGGGCGAGCACCCCCGGCTCCTGTCCGTCTCGGCGGCCGAGACCGCCGACGGCCACCTCCTCCTGTCCGCGGACGGCATGGACGACCTCAAGGTCCCTCCGCCCACCGGCGACACGCTGCCCGTGAGCTTCGCCAACTTCACCCGAGGCGTCCTCGCCCACCCCGACGCCCACGACTGGTTCACCCGCCTGCTCGGCAAGCCGGCCCGCCTCGTCCGGCAGGAGGACCCGCGGCCCGCGACTCCCGGCGGCCCGCCCGAGGAGACCGTCCCCTTCGCCTGGGACGCCGCCCTCCACCTGGTCTCCCGCAGTTCTCTGAGCCGCCTCAACGACTGGATCACCGAAGGCGCCGCGGAACGGCAGGAGCACCCGCCCGAGCCCCTCGACATCACCCGCTTCCGCCCCAACGCCATCATCGACGGCGCCCCGCCCTTCGTGGAGGACACCTGGACGTCGGTCCGCATCGGCGAGATCGACTTCCGCGTCTCGGAGCTGTGCGACCGCTGCGCCGCCACCACCTGGGACCCGGCCACGCTCGACCGCGGCAAGGAACCCCTGCGAACCCTGGCCAAGCACCGCCGCTGGGACGGCAACACCTGGTTCGGCATCCGCCTGGTGCCGAAGAACCTCGGTGAGCTGAGAGTCGGCGACGAGGTCCGTCCAGGCTGACCGGCCGGACGCCTCAGGACGCCGCGGCGGCCCTGATCTGCTCGGCCAGCGGCGACAACGACGACAGCGGCACCTCGCGATGCGTCCACGCCTGCCTGAGATCCTCGGTGGTGTAACGAGGCAGCAGGTGCAGGTGGAAGTGGAACACGGTCTGCCAGGCCGTGGGGCCGGTGGCGTGCCAGATGTTCATCCCGCCCGGTTCCAGCGCGCGCCGCAGCAGGTCGGCGGCGTGCACGGCGCCGCGCATGAGCAGGCCCGCCCGGTCGGGGCCGATGTCGGTCAGGTCGCGGCAGTGCTCGCGGGGGACGACCAGGGTGTGGCCGCGGGTCGCCTGCGAGATGTCCAGGAAGGCGACCACGTGGTCGTCGGTGTAGACGATCTCCGCGGGGATCTCTCCGGCTACGATGCCGCAGAACGTACAGGTCCGTGTCATGGCGCCGCTCCTTCACATGATCGCATCCGAGCGTAGCGGGGCCGGATCACCTGCGGGCGGGGGCACTGCACGACAGCCTGAAGGTCACGTGGTGCGCATCAGGCAGGAGACTCCCCGCGGGTTGAAGGCCTGCAGCGGCACGGACTTCGTCGTCCGCTTGAGCTTCCCGCCCACGTAGTATTTCTCCACGACCTTGTACCACTGCCGCGTTCCCGCCGGATAAGCCTTGTAGATCTGGTTGTTGGACGAGAACACGCGAGAGGTGCAGGCGGCTCGCACCTCTACCGTGCGGGCCGAGCTCATGTTCAGTTCGGCCGACACGAATGACCTGGAGACGCCCAGAGCGACGCCGATCGTGCGCGTCACGCTGAAGGAGCGTGAGATCGTGCAGGTGCCGCCCTTGTCCGCCTGGCAGGAGGTCAGGAGGCGGGTGCCATCGTAGACATTCGTCATCAGCTTCCCGATTTTCTCGATCGAATAGACCTTTCTGGGAGCCTCGGGAAGGGTCGGCTCATCGGCGTAGGCGGGTGCCGTCGACAATCCCAGCGCGATTGCCGCGAAAGCACCGGCCATCATGGTTCGAGCCACCATTGATCCTCCCATTCAGGGGTTTCTGATTCGGCTGGGTCGCCAGCGTACTGACGTCCGGTATGGCGAAGGTATGTCGGTTTGCTGGACAGAATCCCGGGGCGGTGATGCGGCATCGTTATCAACGAGCCTCGGTGTCACGTCCTACGTTGGATGGGGAACCCGGGGTGCCCCCCTCGCCTCGCCGAGCCGGCCACTCCACCCTCACCTCCCGGAAGGGACGCGATGACGAGCAAGAAGATGCCCTCGGGCGCCGGGCTCGGCTCCGGGATCAGCCTCGGCTTGGTCTTCGGTGTCGTCTTCGGGCTCGCCCTGGACAACCTCGCCCTCGGCATCTCGCTGGGCGTCGCACTGGGAGTGGCCTTCGGCTCCGCCTTCAGCGTGCGGAAGAAGGACGACGGCGAGAACGGTCGATGACGATCAAGCCTTGTGGAAAGCGAGTCAGGCATGAGCGAAACTCGCAAGACCGAGCCGGAGATCCCGGCCTGGGTGACCGCCGGCATCACCAAAGCCGAGAAGGCCGGTAGGCCCGCGTCCTTCTATCCCGCCGCCTGCGCCTACGCGTACATCACGCTGCACGCCGACGCGTTCGGCGCGGAGAGGACAGTGGCGCGCACCGGCGCGGAGAGCTGGCTGCGCGCCAAGCTCGGGCTCGGCTCCCAGAAGTATCGCTCGCCCGTCCTGCACGCGGTGCTCCAGGAGCTGGCCGACGCCTACCTGCGCGAGCACGGCATCGACCTTCCGGACGGGACGAAGTCCAAGGCCATGCGGTGGTTCCCCAAGGCAGTGAAGGACTGAGGAGCCACCGATCCGCGCCGATGTCGGCCGTCATCGCACCATGTCCGGCCTTTCGAGCCTGGACGCGGTCGGGCGTGCTGCGCAAGGAGAGCTGACTTCTCTCCTGATTTATTGGCTGGAGGGGCTCGTCGAGCCGCTTGTACAGTGACCTCCAGCCGAGGGGGGGAGGGATCATGCGCGTGCCCTATCCGCGTACCCCTCACCTGCCCTGGTCGCCCGGCGCGACCTCCGACGACGTCCGCGTGGGCGACCTGTCGGGGTTGCGCGGGCGCGAGGTCGTGGTCACCGAGAAGCTCGACGGGGAGAACACCACCCTGTACACGGACGGCCTGCACGCCCGGTCGCTCGATTCCGGCCACCATCCGTCCCGGGCCTGGGTCAAGGGGCTGCAGGGGCGGATCGGCGGGCGGATCCCGGCGGGGTGGCGGGTGTGCGGGGAGAACATGTACGCCCGTCACTCCATCGCCTACCAGGGGCTGGAGAGCTGGTTCTACGGGTTCTCGGTGTGGGACGGGGATCGCTGCCTCGACTGGGATCGGACCGTCGCCTTCCTGCGGGAGCTGGGCATTCCGGTGCCGCCTGTGTTGTGGCGTGGTGTGTTCGACGAGCTTGCGCTGCGGAGGCTGCGGCTGGATGCGGAGCGGCAGGAGGGGTACGTGGTGCGGGCCGCCGAGGGGTTCGGGCGGGAGGAGTTCGCGGGGCGGGTGGCCAAGTGGGTGCGGCGGGAGCATGTGCGCACGGGGACGCACTGGATGCATGCGGCTGTGGTGCCCAACGGGGTTGGGGCGGGGGCGGCGCTGTGGTCGGTGCGGGCGGGCGCGGACCCGGATGTGGGCGCCCTGCTGACCGCACTCAACCTGACCGTACTCGACCGCACCCCGCCCGACCGCACCCCGCCCGACCGCACCCCGCCCGGCGCCGCCCTGCGTGAGGCAGGCCCGGCCGCCGCAGGCTCCGGCGTGGCCGCCTCAACGCGGGCCGTGCCGGTGGGCGTGGTGGGCGAGATGGCGGCCGAGGTGGCGGCCGAGCCGTTGGCCGAGCCGTTGGCTGAGGCGGTGGCCGAGCCGGTGGCCGAGGCGGTGGCTGAGGTGGCGGCGCGGCTGGACACCATGGGGCGGTGGGGGGACGCGCGGCTGGCCGGGGTGCTGGCCACCGTGCTGCACGCCCACCCCCGCCCCTGGGTGGCGGCGCGGCTGGCCGGCCCGTTGGGCATGCCGCTGGCACGGCGGATCGCGGACCTGGTCGGCTTGCACGGCGGGCTGCGCAGGCCCTACCCGGACGAGGAGCGGCGGACCGGGCTGCGGCGGATGGCGCTGGCCGCCGACCTGGGGGTGCTGCACGCCGTGGCCGCGTCCGTCCCGGCGGCGGAGCCCGGCGGAGCGGACGCGCGGGAGCAGGTCGAGTGGTCGGCGCTGCATGCCGACGAGGCCGGGCTGCTCTCGCCGCGACCGCTGGCGCCGCTGCGGGGCGGGCTGCGCGAGGCGCTGGCCGGGCTCGATGGGGAGGCGGCCGACCGGTGCTGGGCGGAGGCCCGCGACGCCTGGGCCGGCGGCAGGCTCACCACGGTCGAGGAGGCCGTGGCGGCGACGTGGCGCTGGCGATCGGGCGGCTTCCCCCGGCTGGTGCACCTGGTGGGGCCGTCGGGCAGCGGGAAGAGCACGTTCGCGGCGGAGCTGCCGGGGATCGACGCGTACGTGTCGCTGGACGACCTGCGCGACGCCCGCGGCTCGCGGGCGGACCAGCGGGCGAACCGCGAGGTGCTCGGCGACGCGCTGAACCGGCTCGACGCGGCCCTGGCCGCCGGCGGCACCGTCGTGTGGGACGCCACCTCGCTCAACCAGCACCAGCGCGGCCTGGTCCACGCCGTGGCGCGCCGCCGCGACGCGCTGACGACGCACGCGGTCGTGCTGGTGGAGGAGGACGATCTGCACCGGCGCAACGCCCGCCGCGCCCATCCGGTGCCCGCGCAGGTGCTGGCCACGCAGTCGCGCCGGTTCGTCCCGCCGTATCCCGGCCAGGCCCATCGCACGTGGTACGTCGGGGCGCGCGGAACCGTCGACGACGTGGACGGCGCCCTGTACGGGCAGGAGACATGATGCGTACCAGCGAGGAGATCTACCACCGGATCCGCTGGGACCCGAGGTTCGACCCGTCCCGGTTCGTGCTGGGGATCGCCCGGCGCGAGGCCGCACCCAAGCGGGTCGCGCTGCCCGCGTTCACGCCGGCAGGGGAAATCCCCTGGCATCGGGTGCTGTTCGTCGAGGCGGACGGCGAGCTGGTGTGGGACCGGGCCACGGGGCTCGACCGCGTGGACACCTGCGAGGCCGGCCGGGCGCGGGTCGTACGCCTGCTGCGCCCGCCGTTCTTCACCGCCTCGACCCCGCACGCCTGGGATCCGGCGGGCGGCTGGCGTCCCGCCACCGGGCACGCGCCCGCCACGCGCACGTCCGTGCGCGTCCTGACCTGGAACACGTTGTGGGACCGCTACGACAGCGACCGCATCGACACCGCCCGCCGCCGTCCCCTGCTGCTCGCGGCCCTGGAGGAGGCCGACGCGGACGTGATCGCGCTGCAGGAGGTCGAGCCGGCGCTGCTGTCGATGCTGCTGGCCGCCCCCTGGGCGCGCGACGGCTACACGCTCGGCACCGACCCGTACGGACCGGACGTGGACGACGGCGGCCTGCTGCTGCTCACCCGCCTGCCGGTGCGCGAGGCGGGCCGGCACGAGCTGGGCCCGCACAAGTCGGTGGCCGCCGTCGTGGTGGACACCGCCACCGGCCCCCTCGTGGTCGCCGTCACCCACCTGAGCAGCGACCACTCCACCGACGGCGCGGCCAGGCGGCGGGGCGAGCTGACCGCGATCGCCGAGGGGCTGGCCGGCGTGGACGGCGACGTGGTCGTGGCGGGCGACTTCAACGACGGCACGGACACCCCGGCGGCGGCGCTCGGCCTGCGGGACGCCTGGGCGGAGGCGTACGGGAGTGATGGGACGCCCACGTTCGACCCGGTCGTCAACCCGCTCGCGGCACTGTCGTCGCGGTCCGGGCAGCCCGCGCGCCTGGACCGGATCCTGCTGCGCGGCCGGCCCCAGGTGGTCTCGGCTGGGCTGCGCGGCGACACGCCCGGCCCGGGCGGGCTGTACATCTCCGATCACTACGCGGTGGAGGCGGTGCTCGACCTCACCGGTGACGTCCGTGACCGCGGGGTGCTGGACGTGCCGCCGACGGCGCGGACGGCGGTGGCGTGGATCCCGCCGGTCGAGCTGTGGCCGGCGATCCAGGACGTGCGCCGGGCGCACGATCCGCAGGTCCGGCGGTGGCCGCCGCACGTCAACCTGCTGTTCGGGTTCGTGCCCGAGTCGGAGTTCGAGGCGGCGGCGCCGTTGCTGTCCGCCGCGGCGGCCGAGGTGGGGGCGTTCGCGGCCAGGCTGGAGGGGGTGCGGGTGTTCCGGCATCGTGATCAGGTGACCGCCTGGCTCGATCCGGCCGCCGGTGATCCGGCTCCGTGGGGGCGCCTGCACGAGGCGTTGCGGCGGCGGTTTCCCCGGTGCGAGGGGCGGCCTGAGGGTTTCACGCCGCATCTGACGCTCGGCCGCACCGAGGAGCCGATCCGGCTGGCGGGGATGTCGGCGCAGGTGGGAGAGCTGGTGGTGCTGTCCCGCCGGGGGGATGAGCCCATGCGGGTGCGGGCGCGGGTGACGTTGGGGACGGGCGAGCTGCGCTGGTCGCCCGACCCGGTGATCGGCGAGGATCTGCCGGATGCGACGGCTGCGGCACTCCTGACGGGCGCGCAGGACGCGGCGGGCCTGACCGGCGGGACCGGAGCGGACCTCGTGCGCCCGGCGAGCGGAGCCGAGCCGGGCCAGGCGGATCCGACGGCGGGACCGGCCGATCCGGTGGCGGGCCGGGTGGCTCCGGTGGCGCGCCGGGTGGCTCCGGTGGCGGGTGTCGTGCGGCGGTTGGCGGAGGCGCTGGAGCCCGGGGTGGTGCACGTCGCCGGGTCCCGGCGGATGGGGTGCGAGCTGCCGGACGCCGACCTGGACCTGGTGGCGGTGCTGCCCGGGGAGCCGGACCGGGCCGAGGTGGAGGCGCGGGTCCGGGCGGCGCTGCCCGGGGTGTCCCGGTTGCGGCGGGTGGTGGGGGCCCGGGTGCCGGGGCTGCGGTTGCGTACGGGCGGCCTGGACGTGGACCTGACCGTGGTGCCGTCCGGTGCGCTGCCACCGCGGCAGGCCGTGGCCAGGCGCGCCGAGCTGGGCGAGGCGGCGGCCACCGCGCTGAGCGCGATCAGCGACGCGGACGCCGTGCGCGCCGCAGTCGGCGGGCGGCACGCGTCCTTCGCGCGCCTGGCCCGGCAGGTGAAGGCGTGGGCACGGGCCCGCGGGCTGGACTCCGCCCCGTTCGGCGGTCTCCCCGGGCTGGCCTGGACGGTCATGGCCGCACGCACGGTCGGCGACGGCGGCGACGACGACCTGGGCCGCTTCTTCGGCACGTGGGCCGCCTGGAACTGGCGGGATCCGGTAACCCTGGGCCCCGGTGCCACCCATGAGGACTCGGAGCCCGCCGTGGTCCTGACGCCCAGCTTCCCCGTCCGCAACTGCGCCCGACAGCTCACCCCCGGCGCCCTGGAGCTGCTCACCCACGAGCTGTACCGGGCCTGGGAACTCACGGAGAGCGGCCGCTCAGCCGAGCTGGCCACCCCGCCACCCCTGCACCGCCGTCACGTGGCCTGGGCGGTGGTGACCGTGCGTTCCGGAGAGCTGGACGCGCTGCTCGGCCGCGTCAGAGGACGGATGCTGGAGCTGATCACCGCCCTGGAGGAGGCCGGGATGCCGGACGCGCACGCCTGGCCCCGCCCGTTCGAGAGCACCCCCACGCAGGCCAGGTACGCGATCGGCCTGGGCCGCACCCCACCGACGGCCGCCCGGCTCGGCGAGCTGGCCGGCCGGTGGGCCAGGGACCTGCCCGGCGTCACGGTCGAATGGGCCGACGGCGGCGCCGTCCCCACCATGAGCTGAGCGTCCGGGCGCTGAGCGTCCGGGCGCTGAGCGTCGCTCAGCGGTCGCACATCGCGGTGATGAAGGCGTCGATCAGGTGCTGCCGGTTCTCGGGAACGCCCGTGACGTAGACCGTGGCCGCGCGCCCGCCCCGGTTCCGGCCGCTGATGACCGCGGCGCCCGGCATGTCGCCGGCGGCGAAGTAGGCCTCGCCGCACTTGGTGCCCATCCGGACCACGCCGTGACCGTAGCGGGCGCCCGCGGGCCAGCCTTCCTGCTCCACCGGCACCGACCCGGCCATCAGCCTGCTCAGCGGCGCCTCGCGCCAGAACCGGTTGAGGTCGGCGGGCGTGGAGACCAGGCCGCCGCTCGGCCCGAACGCGTAGGTGGGAAGCTGGTCGGTCAGGTCCACCTCGCCGTCCTGCGGACGGCCCGGGTGGACGCCGTAGGTGTGGGCGTGCGGGCCGCGGATGCCGTTGTCGCCCTTGGCCGGCCAGTACGTGTCCCGCATCCCGTACGGCTCCAGGATCAGCTCCTTGCTCGCCCGGCGGAAGTCCTTGCCGGTCACCGCGGTCACGATCATGCCGAGGACCAGGTAGTTGGTGTTGGCGTAGGCGAACGAACCACGCGCGGTGGACTTGCGGGCCAGCGCGACCCGCAGGAAGTCGGGGAAGGGCTGCTTCCACTCGATCGCGTCGAGGAACTCGGGCAGGCCGCTGGTCTGCCGCAACAGCATGCGCACGGTGATCTTCCTGCCGTCGATCGCGGCGCCGTCGCCGGTGCCGCGCAGCACTCCGGGCAGGTAACGGTCCACCTTGGCGTCCAGGTCGATCTTCCGCTGGTCGGCCAGCCGCAGCACGGTGGCGGCGATGATCGGCTTGCTCCCGCTGGCGATCCTGAACCGCCCCTCGGCGCCGATCATCGGCTTGCCGGTGCCCCGCTCCGCGGTGCCGGAGCGCCGGGTCACGCTCGTCCCGCCCGGGCCTGTCACGTGGCTCAGCGCACCCGCCATGCCGTCCTGCCCGGTGAGCACGTCCAACGGGGACTGGGCGGGGGTGAGGGCCAGGAGGCCGGCTACAGCGGAGGCGAGCAGTTTCATCATGCGTCCAACCTCACAGGATGATCATGCAGGGGCAGTCACGCCTGCACGCCAGGCCGGAGTGGGGCCAGCACTACCCCGGCCGGCCGGTGGCGGGCCTGGGGCGGTCGAGCAGCAGGTCGCCGGCGTGGGCGAGGACCTGGGCGCGAGTGCGCCCCTCGTGGTCGGCGGCCAGGAAGTGCGCGCCGATCGCCGCGCAGAAGGCCAGCACGCTGCGGGCCTCGACCTCGTCGGGGTCGGTGCAGAAGGTGCCGATCATCTCGCGCAGCAGGGCCATGCGCCGGTTGTCGACCCGCCGCAGCCGCCCGGCGACCGCCTCGTCGCGCCGGGCCCAGCCGCGGACGGCGAGGTCGATGGGCAGCAGCCGGTCGCTGGAGAAGGTGAGCATGCCCGCCCGCTGGATCTTGGACTTCGGATCGCCGCCCTCGCGTTCGACGCGCTCGATCACCTCGTCGATGCTCTCCCGCTCCCAGGCGTCCAGCATCGCGGTCAGCAGGGCGTCGCGGTCGGCGAAGTACCCGTAGAAGCCGCCTTTCGTGACGCCGAGCCGCTTGGCCAGCGCCTCGACGCGCACGGCGTCCGGGCCGCCGGCGGCCAGGGCCTGCAGCCCCGCCTCGATCCACTTCTCGCGCGGGGTGCGGATCGCGCCCGCCATGTGTCCCACCTCACCCTGTCCGCCATCTATACGGTGCCGTATAGATGGGTCTAACCTCGATCTATACGGTAGCGTATAGATGAATGGAGACCAGCGTGACGATCATCCCCGAGTCCGTCCGCGCGCTCAGCCCGCTGTCCGACTACGCCGACCACTACACGCTCTCCACCGACGTGCGGGCCACGCCCGAGCAGTGGGCCCGCGCCATGTTCGGCGACGTGCCGAACGCCGCCGAGCGGCTGATCTGGAGCGGGTTCCTCGGGCTCCGCCTCAGCAGGGAGCCGTCGCCGCAGACCGTGGCCGGGTGGCGCATCGCCGAGCAGGGGCCCGGCTGGATCCGGATGGAGGCCGCGTCCTGGTGCCTGACCGCCAACATCGTGGTCCGGGCCGGCGACGGACAGGTGGCGGCGGCCACCTTCCTGCGGTACGAGCGGCGGCTGGGGCAGGTGATCTGGGCGGCGCTGTCGCCCATCCACCGCGCGCTGGTGCCGCGGATCCTGCGGATGGGCGCGGCGGCACGCGAGCGGCGATGAGTTCCGGCCGGCCCGCGAGTCTGTTCCGGTGACCATCGCGTGGCGGTCGCGCGCCGCCGCCCCGCACCGGATCCCACGGAGGACAACACCATGACGAGCACCCCGCGCATCGTCGACCTGGCCACCTGGCAGGCCGCCCGCGACGAGCTGCTGGCCCGCGAGAAGGCCCACACCCGCGAGGGCGACGCCATCGCCGCGGCCCGCAGGCGGCTGCCGATGGTGGAGTTCGACGGGACGGTGGAGGTCGTCGGCCCCGACGGCCCTGTCCCGTTCCTGAGCCTGTTCGAGGGCCGCGACGAGCTCGTGGTCTACAAGCACATGTGGTACGACGACACGCCGCACCAGGGCCAGTGCGAGGGCTGCACCACCACGGCCTGGCACCTGAAGGACGCCGTCTACCTCAACGCCCGCGGCGTCTCGTTCGCCATCGTGACCACGGGCCGGTGGGCGGAGGTGGCGGCGTTCGTCGAGTTCATGGGCTACACCCAGCCGTGGTACTCGGTGCGCGGCGTGGAGGGCCCGGCCGGCGGCCCCATGGGGTTCCTCACCTGCTACCTGCGCGACGGTGACCGCACGTTCCTCACCTACTCCACGACGGGCCGGGGCAACGAGCGGGTCAACGGCTCCATGGGCCTGCTCGACCTGACCCCGTACGGCCGGGGCGAGTCCTGGGAGGACAACCCGAAGGGCTGGCCCGAGGGGGGCGGCGCGTGCTGGACCTGGCGCTCGGACGCCGACGGGAACGCCACCTGGGGCCCGACCAGCCGCCCCGTGCCGCAGTGGACCCGTCCCGGCGCCACCCCCGTCGAGACTCTCGGCCGGCGCGGCCGGCACCACTGACCGCGCCGGGTCGAGGACGTCAGGGCAGCGTACGCAGGTAGGCCGGCGGCTTGCGCGCCCTGGTGGCCTGCTCGAACGCGTACCCCAGGCCGATCAGCGTCGATTCGGAGAACCGGGTGCCGAGGAAGGTGACGCCCAGCGGCAGCACCTTGCCGGCGTGACCGGCGGGGACCGTGATCGCCGGATACCCGGAGACGGCCGGCGGCGTGGAGGAGGAGACGAACGTACTGAAGTCGTCGCCGTTGACCAGGTCGGTGAGCCAGGCCCCGCTGTTCGTCGGCGCCAGCACCGCGTCCAGCCGGTGCGCGGACACCACGGAGTCGATCGCCTGCCTGGCCAGCGAGGTCGCCTTGTCGCGGGCCGCGCGGTACGCGGGGTCGTCCAGGTCGCCGGTGGTCGCCTGCGCCTGCTCGAACAGCTCCTGCCCGAAGTAACGCAACTCGGTCGAGGCGTGCCGCTCGTTGAACGCGATCAGCCCGGCCAGGTCACCCGGATGCCGCCCGGGGGTGGCGGCCAGATAGGCGTTCAGGTCGTGCTTGAACTCGGTGAGCAAGGCGGTGAACTCGGCCTCGCCCACCTCGTCCAGGCCCTCCAGCTCCACGTTCTCGACCACGGTCGCGCCGCGCGAGCGGAGCGTGGCGACGGCGGCGTCCAGGGTCGCGAGCACGTCCCGGTCGTCGCCCGCCACCGAGCGCCAGACGCCGATGCGCTTGCCGGCCAGCGCGTCCGGCTCCAGCGCCGCCAGGTAGTCGCGGTCACCTCCCGGCACGGTGGCCGGGTCGCGCGGGTCCACACCCTGGATGGCCGCCAGCACGGCCGCGGCGTCGGTGACGCTCCTGGTGATCGGGCCTGCGGTGTCCTGCTGCGCGGAGATGGGGATCACGCCGGAGCGGCTGACCAGGCCGAGCGTGGGCTTGATGCCCACGACGCCGCTGGCGCCCGCCGGGCAGACGATGGAGCCGTCGGTCTCGGTGCCGATGGTCACCGCCGCCAGGGTCGCGGCGGCGGCGACCGCCGAGCCGCTGCTCGATCCGCAGGGGTTGCGGTCCAGCACGTAGGGGT
The nucleotide sequence above comes from Nonomuraea gerenzanensis. Encoded proteins:
- a CDS encoding TetR/AcrR family transcriptional regulator, with amino-acid sequence MAGAIRTPREKWIEAGLQALAAGGPDAVRVEALAKRLGVTKGGFYGYFADRDALLTAMLDAWERESIDEVIERVEREGGDPKSKIQRAGMLTFSSDRLLPIDLAVRGWARRDEAVAGRLRRVDNRRMALLREMIGTFCTDPDEVEARSVLAFCAAIGAHFLAADHEGRTRAQVLAHAGDLLLDRPRPATGRPG
- a CDS encoding DUF2867 domain-containing protein, which codes for METSVTIIPESVRALSPLSDYADHYTLSTDVRATPEQWARAMFGDVPNAAERLIWSGFLGLRLSREPSPQTVAGWRIAEQGPGWIRMEAASWCLTANIVVRAGDGQVAAATFLRYERRLGQVIWAALSPIHRALVPRILRMGAAARERR
- a CDS encoding DUF899 family protein, producing the protein MTSTPRIVDLATWQAARDELLAREKAHTREGDAIAAARRRLPMVEFDGTVEVVGPDGPVPFLSLFEGRDELVVYKHMWYDDTPHQGQCEGCTTTAWHLKDAVYLNARGVSFAIVTTGRWAEVAAFVEFMGYTQPWYSVRGVEGPAGGPMGFLTCYLRDGDRTFLTYSTTGRGNERVNGSMGLLDLTPYGRGESWEDNPKGWPEGGGACWTWRSDADGNATWGPTSRPVPQWTRPGATPVETLGRRGRHH
- a CDS encoding amidase, with the translated sequence MKPLHPARWTAVVALIAGLSVASPAHADRAGTRHSDTFLRGLDLDRATVLDLQRAMDRGRFDSVALTRFYLDRIRVVDPLLHSVIQTNPAALKEAERSDRRRRHGGRGALEGIPVLLKDNIDTVGPLRTTAGSLALLGARPAREAFLVERLRAAGAVILGKANLSEWANFRSAPSSSGWSAVGGQTNNPYVLDRNPCGSSSGSAVAAAATLAAVTIGTETDGSIVCPAGASGVVGIKPTLGLVSRSGVIPISAQQDTAGPITRSVTDAAAVLAAIQGVDPRDPATVPGGDRDYLAALEPDALAGKRIGVWRSVAGDDRDVLATLDAAVATLRSRGATVVENVELEGLDEVGEAEFTALLTEFKHDLNAYLAATPGRHPGDLAGLIAFNERHASTELRYFGQELFEQAQATTGDLDDPAYRAARDKATSLARQAIDSVVSAHRLDAVLAPTNSGAWLTDLVNGDDFSTFVSSSTPPAVSGYPAITVPAGHAGKVLPLGVTFLGTRFSESTLIGLGYAFEQATRARKPPAYLRTLP